GCGGGAATTCATATTCATAAACATTTACAAAATGGAGAATTAGTTATTACAAACGGTTTAGGGCATCGAAAAATTTTGGGAGACCATAATGTCGTGCAAAAAGTAATTACCTTTATAACTAAAAATCAATAATAATAATAATAATAATATGAAATATCCTTTAGAAAAAACGGAGGCACAATGGAAAGAAGAATTAGGCGAAGAGAGATACCATATTCTACGTCAAAAAGGAACAGAACGTGCTCACACAGGTACTTACAATTTACATTACGAAAAAGGAACATACTGTTGCGGGGCTTGTTCAGAACCACTATTTGAGAGTAATTCTAAGTTTGATGCACACTGTGGCTGGCCTTCTTTTGATGATTCTATTCCAGGAAAAGTAAAATACATTCTTGACAAAACTCACGGAATGATTCGTACAGAAATTGTATGCGCTAATTGTGGTGGTCATCTTGGACATGTATTTAATGATGGCCCAACAAAAACTGGACAACGATTCTGTGTAAATTCTTTATCTGTAGATTTTAAAGGATAAAAGAATTTTATAGAAATGATTTCTTAAAACTAGGCTTTGTCCTATTTTTTGATGCTTGTTCATATGCGTACCCTATTCCTATTAATTTTGGTTCTGAATAGGCCAATCCAAAAAAAGATAATCCAACAGGCAAATCATAAACCATCCCTCCAGGAACAGTAATGTGTGGATAACCACTAGCAGCTGCGGGAGTTGTCAAGAAGACATCTCCCCATCGATCACCATAAATCATGTCGATACTACAAGCAGGCCCCATAGTAAGACCACAAATAGCATCCAATTTATTTATTGAAATGACTTTGTCAATTATCTCTTTGGAACCAAAGTGACTTTTATTACGTGCTTCAATATATTTTTTATCAGTTAAATTTCCTTTTTCATTCGAACTAATTAAGGTTTCTTGTTTGAAGTATGGCATGGCTTTGTTTTCATTGGCAATATTGAAATCAATGACATCCTTCAAACTTTTAACTTTACTATTTGAAGTACTTAGATAATTGTTCAGCCCAGTTTTAAACTCAAATTGCATCACTTCAAACTCAGATTCTCCCAACTTACCTATTTCATCTAAATAATCAATTTCTATAATTGTTGCTCCTTTACTTTTAAGCAAGTCAATTGCTTTTTGCTGCAATTCATGCATAAATTGATTCTTGCCTTGAGGTTTTCGTTCTACACCAATTCTTTTACCATTTAGTGCTTCCTTGTCCAAGAATTTAGTGTAATCATGATATGCTTTTCCGTTGCTTTCATTTGTTACTGAATCTTTTTCATCTACACCAGTCATAGCACCTAATAAAATTGCAGCATCAGTTACTGTTCTTGCCATTGGTCCAGCAGTATCCTGCGTACTTGAAATGGGAATAATACCCGTTCTACTAACTAAACCTACAGTAGGTTTTATCCCTACTATGCCACTTACAGAAGCTGGACATACGACTGATCCATCTGTTTCAGTACCGATCGCAACTACACAAAGATTGGAAGCTACAGCAACCCCTGATCCTGCACTAGAACCACATGGATTATGATCTAAAATATAAGGATTTTTAGTTTGTCCACCTTTACTACTCCATCCAGAACAAGAAGAAGTCGATCTGAAATTAGCCCATTCACTTAAATTCGTTTTTCCTATTAATACTGCTCCTGCTTCTCTTATTTTTTTAATCACAAAAGCATCAGCACCTGCAATATTACCTACTAAAGCAAGTGAACCCGCAGTTGTTTGCATTTTATCTCCTGTGTCTATATTGTCTTTTATCAAAATTGGAATTCCATGCAAAGATCCCCTATTTTTACCAGCCTTCAATTCATCATCCAACTCCTTTGCTATAGCAATTGCATCAGGATTAATTTCAATAACTGAATTTAAAGTGAATCCTTTCTTATCGATAGATTCTATACGTTCTAAATACATTCTAACTAATTGTTCCGAAGTAAATTTTCCCGAAGATAATTTCTCCCTTAAACTGCTAATTGTTTCTTCATCTAATTCAAAATCAACATTTGAAATATTAACTGTCGCTAATGTTTCTTCCGGTTTTTTTTCACCTTGAGCACAACTTGTAACCAATAAAGTACTTAGCCCAGCAGATGCTAACGTTGCAGTTCTTAAAAAAGATCTTCTTTTCATATTTAGATATTTACAAGATTTTAGAAAACTAATTTAATCGTTTTTTGTTAAATTCAATAAAATATCACAATGAACAATAGTTAAAATTAAAATGATAGTTTATAAAGTAAATGTTTCCAGTGTAAATTATTAATTAAAAACTATTTTTCAGAACTATAAAGCCAAAATGATCTAGTTAAAATCTTTTATATCATGACTTGAAAAAAAAAACATTTAAAAAAAAAAGCAACGTGTTTATAAGTACATTTGCACTTTTTTATCAAAATAAAGTTTTAAATATAAGTCTTCATCTATGTCTTCAACCAAATTTAGGATCGTTGCTATTAAAGCATTAAAATTCATAGGAATAACAATTATAAGCATTCTTATGTTGATGTTTATTTTGCCTTTTATTTTCGCAGAAAAGATTGAAACAGAAATAAAAAAAGAGGCAAATAACAAACTAAATGGAGAACTAAATTATTCTGAAGCAAAAGTTTCTTTTTTCCACCATTTCCCTTCATTAACAATCTCACTAAATAACTTTAAATTAAATGGTTCTGCACCTTATCAAAAAGAAGCCTTTATTACAGCTGATGAAGTTTCTTTTGGTATCAATGTGTCCAGCCTTATTTTTAGTAGCACTATAAATATTGATCAAATTTATTTGAATAATTCCAAAATCAATATAAAAGTCAATAGAGACGGCCAAGCAAACTACAATGTATACATCGCACCCAAAGAAGCTTTAGATGATGAAAAAAAAGAAACGGCTTTAAAATTAGAAAAAATTGAAGTTAAAAACAGCCAAATTAATTATGACGATCAATCTACTAAAATTCATTTTGACGCAATAGGTTTTAACTATTTAGGAAATGGAGATTTAAGTAAGGACGTATTTGATTTATATTCTAAAGCCAAAATTGACAAATTGAATATCATCTATGAAAACGAGCCTTACTTGATGAATAAAAAAGTCGACGCTGACTTGATTACAAAAGTGAATGTAAACTCATTATCGTTTATTTTTGAACAAAATGATTTAAAAATAAACAAATTATTAGTTGACTTCAAAGGGAAATTCGACTTCCTAAAAGATGGGTATAATATTGATTTTATTGTAAAATCAACCAATAGTAATCTAGAAGACCTGTTTACTGCATTTCCTCCAAAATACATTACTTGGCTTGAAAAAACAGAACTTAAAGGAAAAACAGACTTACTTCTTACGCTTAAAGGTCCTTATATTGCCTCAGAAAACAAAGCACCAAATTTAAATCTAGATTTAAAAATAAAAGACGGTTTTGTCAATTATAACAGTAGTGCATTTCCTGTTTCCAATCTAAATTTAGATATTTCAACCTCACTTCCTTCTTTAAATCCTGATCTTTTGATTGTTGATGCAAAAAACATATCATTAGACATCAATAAAGATTATTTAAAAACAAAATTATATGTAAAAGGAATCAATAATCCTGAAATTGATCTTACTATGGATGCTAAAATAGATTTAGAAAAACTGAATCTTGCACTCGGAATTCCAGATATACAATTAAAAGGAATGCTTATTGGTAAAGGAAGTTCAAAAGGTACATTCGATGCTAAAAATCATAATTTCCCTATTACGGATGTTACTTTGAATTTGCAAAATGGTTTTATCCAAACAAAATACTATCCAAACCCCATTACAAATATTAATATTGTTTCAAAAATCAGCAATCAAAAAGGAACATTCAGCGACCTTAAAATACTACTACAACCTACTCAATTTACATTTGAAGGGAAGCCAGTTTTTGTAACTGCTGATCTATCTAATTTTGAAGATTTAAGTTATGATATAAAAGCCAAAGGTACACTTGATATTAGTAGAATATACAAGGTCTTCTCACAAAAAGGGTTGGATATTGACGGATTTATTAAAGCAGATCTAGCATTAAAAGGAAAACAAAGTGATGCCGAAAAAGGGAATTATAGTAAACTATACAACAAAGGCAAACTTGAATTACGAAACATCCTTTTAGTATCGGAATACTTGCCAAAACCATTTCTTATAAAAGAAGGCGTTTTTAAAATTAATCAAGACAAAATGAATTTTAATCACTTTTTGGCAGCATATGGTCAATCCGATTTTAAAATGAATGGTTATTTACAAAATGTCTTCAATTTTCTTACAACCAAAAATGGTGTCTTGAGAGGATCATTTATACTAAATTCAAAATATATCAATGCCGACGAATTCATGTCGACTACTGCTAACACAACTACTACAACTGATATTACAAAAACGGAAATAGAGATCGAAAAACCAGAAACAGGAGTTATTCTTATACCTTCAAATTTTGATTTAAGATTTCAAGCTAATGCGAATAAAGTTAATTTCAATGGACTTACGCTTAACGATGCACAGGGAAACCTCCAAATGAAAAAAGGTAAATTAACGATGGAAAATACAGGCTTTAACTTAATAGGCTGTAGTGTTACTATGAATGCAAAATACCAAGGAATTTCAACAAAAAAAGCACTATTTGAATACAGCATTAAAGCCAGTGACTTTGACATTAAAAGAGCCTATAAAGAAATAAAAATCTTTAGAGAAATGGCCAGTGCTGCCGAAAAAGCACAAGGAATAATTTCATTAGATTATAAGCTCAAAGGAAAGTTAAATGGTAAAATGGAACCTGTATACCCATCCTTAACTGGTGAAGGTGTTGTTTCTATAAAAGACGTTAAATTATACGGTATGAAAATGTTTAATGCTGTAAGTAAAAAAACAAACCATCAAGGTATAAAAAATCCACAATTAACAAAAGTAGATGTTAAAAGTTCTATTAAAAATAACATCATAATACTAGAGCGATTTAAATTTAAATTTGCCGGTTTTAGACCAAGGATTGAAGGACAAACAAGTCTAGACGGAAAACTAAATCTAAAAATGCGCTTAGGTTTACCTCCTTTAGGAATATTTGGAGTTCCTCTAGTTATTACTGGAAACAAAGACCATCCTAAAATTAAAATTGGAAGAAAATCAGAAGAACTTGAAGAAATCACAGATACAATCAATTAGTTCAAAATAAATTTAGAATAAAAAAGCTATACTATAAGTTATTAATAGTATAGCTTTTTTATTTTTAAATTGATCCCTACTAGTACGAACAAATCTTGTCAACTATTTTAGCAACAGCACTTATCTCGGTTGTGTTTTCAATAGTTGTACCAGCAACCCATACCGTTTTGTAAGTCACTTCGGTAGCTGCTTTAGTAACAGCATTGGATCCTATCATATAACGAATCATCTTCACCCAGTTTTTTAGGGTTTTATTTCTATTTAAAGTATTTTCAATCCAAGTTTGTTGTGTCCCTACCTTATTAACATATGGAGTATTAATAACGCTACAAGGTGTGCCCGATATTTTCTTAGTTAAAACAATATCTTTAGCTCCATAATCAACACAAGCTTGTTTGTATTCCTCTGAAACACCCGACTCAAATGAAGCAATAAATGGGCTACCAACAGAAACCCCAACAGCACCAAAGCCTAGCATTTTATCTAAATCGGCTTTTGTACTTACTCCTCCTGCAGAAATAACGGGTAAAGAAGTGTTTAAATTCAACTCTTTAATCAACTCTTCAGCAGATAAATCCCCACGATGTCCTCCAGCCTCATTATTTACTGCAATTAAAGCATCTCCACCTAAACTTTCCACTTTTTTAGCAAAAGCCAAGTCAGTAACATCGCAAAAAACTTTAATACCTACCTTATGAGCTTGATTAATAGTCTCCTCGGGAGAGCCTAAAGATGTTATTATGAAGTCCACCTTTTCCTCACATAATACAGCCAACTGATTCTTGTATTTTATATTAGATTTATTCACTATTAGATTGTAACCAAAACTACCTCCTTCAACTTTAGCTGCTTTAAGTTCAATTATAGAAGCTCGTAATTCACCTAGAGTACGGTAATTTAAAGCTGGAATACAACCCGCCACACCCGATTTCATTCCTTCAATAACCATTTTAGTATTGGAAACAAGAAACATAGGAGCCATTATTAATGGATGTTTAATCTTTAAAAGGGAAGTTAACGTTGGTTTTATCATCTTTAGTTTTAAATTTACATCAAAGATATCAAAATATACTATGCGTGCCTAGTATATAAAAGTAAATACTTAAAATCATATTAAAGCTGTTAGTAAAATTTGGGCGTGACCTTCCTAAAAAAGTCAGGTCGGGCTATTCATTGCAAGTCCTCGTTCCATTGAGTCCGAGACTCAATGAAACTGTGGGCTTTTCACTGCTATCCCTCACGCTAAAAACATACCTTATAAACATGCGACATTTGCAAGTATTTTCTACATAATTACACCAAAGTAATGGCTTTAACATTTAAAATGAATAAATATATTTTAACTACTAATTAGTAGAACTAAAATATTTGCAAAAACAATCCTATTGTATTTGACACTACTATTTCCCATATACCTTTAAAAAATACATAAAAACAGAGTGAATATAAAACTTTTTAAAAAAAACTCACAAATAAATGAAAGAGATTTTAAAATAAAAAAACTTCAGTAGCGCTAGCCAACTGAAGTTTCTTGTACTCAGAGCGGGACTTGAACCCGCACGAACATTGCTGTTCACTGGATTTTAAGTCCAGCGTGTCTACCAATTTCACCATCCAAGCATTTTGTGGTACCTCCAGGGATCGAACCAGGGACACATGGATTTTCAGTCCATTGCTCTACCATCTGAGCTAAGGTACCATTATAATTTACTATAAAATGCACATTTTAATAAAAAAACCCGTTTCTTGCAAAACGGGTTCTCAAAAGAAAGGCGACGACATACTCTCCCACATAACTGCAGTACCATCTGCGCAGGCGGGCTTAACTACTCTGTTCGGGATGGGAAGAGGTGAGCCCCGCCGCAATAACCACCTTAAGAAGTTATAATTGCTTTGGGCAATTTTTCAATGATTGTTTATCTTACGATAAAAATCTATTGAACAATATCTTAACATACTGAGATAAAGAAAAAAATATTGTAGTTCCTGAAATAAATTCAGGATAAAAGAAAGTTTCCCCAGCCTCTTGCGAGGCTGGAAAGGTGTACATAAGCTTACGGATTATTAGTACTACTCGACTATGACATTACTGCCTTTACATCTATAGCCTATCAACGTGGTCATCTCCCACGATCCTTAAAAGAAATCTCATCTTGTGGTGGGTTTCGCGCTTATATGCTTTCAGCGCTTATCCCTTCCAAACGTAGCTACTCTGCCATGCCACTGGCGTGACAACAGATACACTAGAGGTTTGTCCAATTCGGTCCTCTCGTACTAGAATCAGATCCACTCAAATTTCTTGCGCCCACAGTAGATAGAGACCGAACTGTCTCACGACGTTCTGAACCCAGCTCGCGTGCCACTTTAATGGGCGAACAGCCCAACCCTTGGGACCTTCTCCAGCCCCAGGATGTGACGAGCCGACATCGAGGTGCCAAACCCCCCCGTCGATATGAGCTCTTGGGGGAGATCAGCCTGTTATCCCCGGCGTACCTTTTATCCTTTGAGCGATGGCCCTTCCATGCGGAACCACCGGATCACTATGCTCTACTTTCGTACCTGATCGACCTGTATGTCTCTCAGTCAAGCTCCCTTATGCCATTGCACTCTACGCACGGTTACCAAGCGTACTGAGGGAACCTTTAGAAGCCTCCGTTACTCTTTTGGAGGCGACCACCCCAGTCAAACTACCCACCAAGCAATGTCCCCCGCAAAACGGGGTTAGGCCTCAGATAAACAAAGGGTTGTATTTCAACAATGACTCCACAACGCCTAGCGACGCCACTTCACAGTCTCCAACCTATCCTACACATCATTTATCCAAGGTCAATACTAAGCTATAGTAAAGGTGCACAGGGTCTTTTCGTCCCACTGCGGGTAAACGGCATCTTCACCGTTACTACAATTTCACCGAGCTCATGGCTGAGACAGTGTCCAGATCGTTACACCATTCGTGCAGGTCGGAACTTACCCGACAAGGAATTTCGCTACCTTAGGACCGTTATAGTTACGGCCGCCGTTTACTGGGGCTTCATTTCAATGCTTCTGGTTACCCATAACATCTCCACTTAACCTTCCAGCACCGGGCAGGTGTCAGGCCCTATACTTCATCTTACGATTTTGCAGAGCCCTGTGTTTTTGATAAACAGTCGCCTGGACCTCTTCACTGCGGCCAGCATTGCTGCTGGCGACCCTTCTCCCGAAGTTACGGGTCTATTTTGCCTAATTCCTTAGCCATGAATCTCTCGAGCACCTTAGAATTCTCATCTCGACTACCTGTGTCGGTTTGCGGTACGGGTACTATTAACCTGAAGTTTAGAGGTTTTTCTTGGAAGCCCTTAGGTGCACTATCTCTTTGTCCGAAGACGCCGAGTACTATCGTATTTCCCCAAAACCCGTGGATTTGCCTGCGGGTCTTATAGGTAGGTACTTCAACGAACTATTCCGTCAGTTCGCGGCACTTTCATCACTCCGTCACCCCATCACAGTTAACAGTAGTACGGGAATATTAACCCGTTGTCCATCGACTGTCCCTTTCGGGTTCGCCTTAGGTCCCGACTAACCCACAGCTGATTAGCATAGCTGTGGAAACCTTAGTCTTTCGGTGTGCGGGTTTCTCGCCCGCATTATCGTTACTTATGCCTACATTTTCTTTTCTCACCGGTCCAGCATACCTTACGATACACCTTCTACCCTGTGAGAATGCTCCCCTACCACTTACAATAAATTGTAAATCCATAGCTTCGGTAATATACTTATGCCCGATTATTATCCATGCTCGTCCGCTCGACTAGTGAGCTGTTACGCACTCTTTAAATGAATGGCTGCTTCCAAGCCAACATCCTAGCTGTCTATGCAGACAAACCTCGTTCTTTCAACTTAGTATATATTTGGGGACCTTAGCTGATGGTCTGGGTTCTTTCCCTCTCGGACTTGGACCTTAGCACCCAAGCCCTCACTGTTAGTGAACATTATATAGCATTCGGAGTTTGTCAGGAATTGGTAGGCGGTGAAGCCCCCGCATCCAATCAGTAGCTCTACCTCTATATAACTTTATAACTAACGCTGCACCTAAATGCATTTCGGGGAGTACGAGCTATTTCCGAGTTTGATTGGCCTTTCACCCCTACCCACAGATCATCCCAAGACTTTTCAACGTCAACGGGTTCGGTCCTCCACTATGTGTTACCACAGCTTCAACCTGTCCATGGGTAGATCACACGGTTTCGCGTCTAACACTACTGACTAAAGCGCCCTATTCAGACTCGCTTTCGCTACGGATCCGTGGCTTAACCACTTATCCTTGCCAGCAACGTTAACTCGTAGGCTCATTATGCAAAAGGCACGCCGTCACCCCACGAAAGGGCTCCGACCGCTTGTAAGCGTATGGTTTCAGGATCTATTTCACTCCGTTATTCACGGTTCTTTTCACCTTTCCCTCACGGTACTGGTTCACTATCGGTCTCTCAGGAGTATTTAGCCTTAGCGGATGGTCCCGCCAAATTCAGACAGGATTTCTCGTGTCCCGCCCTACTCAGGATACCACTATCAATTATATCACTTACCTATACAGGACTATCACCCTCTTTGGTTCTACTTTCCAGTAGATTCTAGTTCGTTTTACATTAAATATCGTGGTCCTACAACCCCAACATTGCCGTAACAACATTGGTTTGGGCTAATCCGCGTTCGCTCGCCACTACTTACGGAATCACTTTTGTTTTCTTCTCCTCCGCCTACTTAGATGTTTCAGTTCAGCGGGTTTGCCCACCTATCGGTGTACTAGATCTTCAATCTAGTGGGTTGCCCCATTCAGGTATCTACGGATCAATCGGTGTGTGCCCGTCCCCGTAGCTTTTCGCAGCTTATCACGCCTTTCATCGCCTCTGAGAGCCAAGGCATCCCCCATACGCCCTTATTTTGCTTATTGTACCAATCCTAAAATTAATTAGGACCGTTTTTGTTTGTTTTCTACTATAAATAGTAAAAAACGCTTTCTACTTTTTATATTTTTCTTATCTCAATATGTCAATGAACTTTTATCGCTAGTTTAATCGTTTTTTCGTTTAATCGTTTAACCGATTTAACAAATCAACGTATCAACTTTTGATTTGTGGAGAATAACGGAGTCGAACCGTTGACCTCCTGCGTGCAAGGCAGGCGCTCTAGCCAGCTGAGCTAATCCCCCAATCTATTTATGAATTGTGAATTAATTAAGCATGAATCTTTGATCCATGATTTCTCAACTCCAGATTTCTTCTTTTTATTTAAGTATAAATAGTTGTCTCGGACAGACTCGAACTGTCGACCCCTACATTATCAGTGTAGTACTCTAACCAGCTGAGCTACGAGACACTCTTATTCTTAAATTGTATTATTTGAACTAACAGCAAGAGTAATAAATTCTTAATCTTTGTTTCCACTTTCTCTTTTAGTCTCTTTCCCTACCGTGCTTATAAATAAGCTAACACTAAGGCTCTAGAAAGGAGGTGTTCCAGCCGCACCTTCCGGTACGGCTACCTTGTTACGACTTAGCCCTAGTTACCAGTTTTACCCTAGGCAGCTCCTTGCGGTCACCGACTTCAGGCACCCCCAGCTTCCATGGCTTGACGGGCGGTGTGTACAAGGCCCGGGAACGTATTCACCGGATCATGGCTGATATCCGATTACTAGCGATTCCAGCTTCACGGAGTCGAGTTGCAGACTCCGATCCGAACTGTGACCGGTTTTGTAGATTCGCTCCTGGTCGCCCAGTGGCTGCTCTCTGTACCGGCCATTGTA
The Flavobacterium sp. WC2421 genome window above contains:
- a CDS encoding NAD(P)H-dependent flavin oxidoreductase — translated: MIKPTLTSLLKIKHPLIMAPMFLVSNTKMVIEGMKSGVAGCIPALNYRTLGELRASIIELKAAKVEGGSFGYNLIVNKSNIKYKNQLAVLCEEKVDFIITSLGSPEETINQAHKVGIKVFCDVTDLAFAKKVESLGGDALIAVNNEAGGHRGDLSAEELIKELNLNTSLPVISAGGVSTKADLDKMLGFGAVGVSVGSPFIASFESGVSEEYKQACVDYGAKDIVLTKKISGTPCSVINTPYVNKVGTQQTWIENTLNRNKTLKNWVKMIRYMIGSNAVTKAATEVTYKTVWVAGTTIENTTEISAVAKIVDKICSY
- the msrB gene encoding peptide-methionine (R)-S-oxide reductase MsrB, giving the protein MKYPLEKTEAQWKEELGEERYHILRQKGTERAHTGTYNLHYEKGTYCCGACSEPLFESNSKFDAHCGWPSFDDSIPGKVKYILDKTHGMIRTEIVCANCGGHLGHVFNDGPTKTGQRFCVNSLSVDFKG
- a CDS encoding AsmA-like C-terminal region-containing protein — protein: MSSTKFRIVAIKALKFIGITIISILMLMFILPFIFAEKIETEIKKEANNKLNGELNYSEAKVSFFHHFPSLTISLNNFKLNGSAPYQKEAFITADEVSFGINVSSLIFSSTINIDQIYLNNSKINIKVNRDGQANYNVYIAPKEALDDEKKETALKLEKIEVKNSQINYDDQSTKIHFDAIGFNYLGNGDLSKDVFDLYSKAKIDKLNIIYENEPYLMNKKVDADLITKVNVNSLSFIFEQNDLKINKLLVDFKGKFDFLKDGYNIDFIVKSTNSNLEDLFTAFPPKYITWLEKTELKGKTDLLLTLKGPYIASENKAPNLNLDLKIKDGFVNYNSSAFPVSNLNLDISTSLPSLNPDLLIVDAKNISLDINKDYLKTKLYVKGINNPEIDLTMDAKIDLEKLNLALGIPDIQLKGMLIGKGSSKGTFDAKNHNFPITDVTLNLQNGFIQTKYYPNPITNINIVSKISNQKGTFSDLKILLQPTQFTFEGKPVFVTADLSNFEDLSYDIKAKGTLDISRIYKVFSQKGLDIDGFIKADLALKGKQSDAEKGNYSKLYNKGKLELRNILLVSEYLPKPFLIKEGVFKINQDKMNFNHFLAAYGQSDFKMNGYLQNVFNFLTTKNGVLRGSFILNSKYINADEFMSTTANTTTTTDITKTEIEIEKPETGVILIPSNFDLRFQANANKVNFNGLTLNDAQGNLQMKKGKLTMENTGFNLIGCSVTMNAKYQGISTKKALFEYSIKASDFDIKRAYKEIKIFREMASAAEKAQGIISLDYKLKGKLNGKMEPVYPSLTGEGVVSIKDVKLYGMKMFNAVSKKTNHQGIKNPQLTKVDVKSSIKNNIIILERFKFKFAGFRPRIEGQTSLDGKLNLKMRLGLPPLGIFGVPLVITGNKDHPKIKIGRKSEELEEITDTIN
- a CDS encoding amidase — translated: MKRRSFLRTATLASAGLSTLLVTSCAQGEKKPEETLATVNISNVDFELDEETISSLREKLSSGKFTSEQLVRMYLERIESIDKKGFTLNSVIEINPDAIAIAKELDDELKAGKNRGSLHGIPILIKDNIDTGDKMQTTAGSLALVGNIAGADAFVIKKIREAGAVLIGKTNLSEWANFRSTSSCSGWSSKGGQTKNPYILDHNPCGSSAGSGVAVASNLCVVAIGTETDGSVVCPASVSGIVGIKPTVGLVSRTGIIPISSTQDTAGPMARTVTDAAILLGAMTGVDEKDSVTNESNGKAYHDYTKFLDKEALNGKRIGVERKPQGKNQFMHELQQKAIDLLKSKGATIIEIDYLDEIGKLGESEFEVMQFEFKTGLNNYLSTSNSKVKSLKDVIDFNIANENKAMPYFKQETLISSNEKGNLTDKKYIEARNKSHFGSKEIIDKVISINKLDAICGLTMGPACSIDMIYGDRWGDVFLTTPAAASGYPHITVPGGMVYDLPVGLSFFGLAYSEPKLIGIGYAYEQASKNRTKPSFKKSFL